The stretch of DNA CATCTATAATGGACAGCTTAGATTCCCAAGACGTACTCGTTAATGGTGAAAATAAGCGACTAATAATAAATGATAAGTATTCTGCTTCTCAACAACTAAAATATATGATAGGTGAAACTATTGATTCACTTTATTATGGTGATGTTGTTGAACTACAGAATGGTGAAAATTGGATAATATGCAGTTATGAAACTGAAAATCAATTCTATAAAAAATGGATAGCTACTTTGTGCAACTTCAATTTAAAATGGATAGATGAAAATGGCATAATTCAATCTTATCTATCTGTACTAACAAGCACTAGATCGAGTAATGGTATTGAAGAAGATAATATTATGACACTTCCTATTGGACGTAGACATGTCATTGTTCAGTTGAATGAGCATACCAAAAAGCTAGACAGAGGAAGACGATTTATCATTGGCGGAGAAGCTTTCAAGGTTGTAGATATTGATCATATGAGTGTTAAAGGTCTCGTTAATCTAAGCTTACAATCGTCTGGAGACTTAAATCCCGCAAAGGATAATCTAGAATTAGAAATTGCAGATTATTATGGCAATGTTGCTAATTATAAGATTGAAATTCTTAATGGTTATTTTTCAACAATAAGTGAAGATCAGTCTTTGCAACTAAATGTTGCCGTGACTAATAATAACATTCCTATCCTCTCCCCTACCCTATTTTATACTTCAAGCGATGAGTCTATTGCGGAAGTGAATCCCCAAGGGGTTATTGTTCCCAAGACAAATGGCACAGTCACCATTAGAGCAAGTTTTAAAGATGTGTCTTCTGAGATTGAGATTAGCGTAACTGAATCAACTGCTTATAGTTATACTTGTGAAATTATCGGAAGCAGCGAAATTAAAATTGGAAGAACTCAAACCTATACTGCAAAGTTTTATCGTAATGGGGTTGAATATCCTGATGAAAGTAGATTTTCATTAAGTGCTGATGATGGTGTGTCTGATACAAATTTCGCTACAATTTCAACTCAAGATAATTCTGCTCATATATGCTCGATTCTTGCAGGAGATAATATTGGTTATTTCTGGTTGCATGTAAAAAACCAAAATGGACTCTCTGAGTCAAAAATAAGAATTAAAATTAAACCGTTATATTAAGGAGCGTGAAACATGAGTTCAGCAATTGTTCGCTTCGGTGAGCTTAAAGTTGATTCATTTGTACAAGGAGTCGTAAATAATTGGCTAGTTTATAGTCCTCTCCCCTACTCTAAGCAACATTCAAGCGGACTAGATGGAGACATTGTTATTAGTGCTACTCCAACGGTAGAGATTATTGATGC from Paenibacillus sophorae encodes:
- a CDS encoding Ig-like domain-containing protein; protein product: MKNYSNYHGKKIDKLRDNAQRLIQSSIMDSLDSQDVLVNGENKRLIINDKYSASQQLKYMIGETIDSLYYGDVVELQNGENWIICSYETENQFYKKWIATLCNFNLKWIDENGIIQSYLSVLTSTRSSNGIEEDNIMTLPIGRRHVIVQLNEHTKKLDRGRRFIIGGEAFKVVDIDHMSVKGLVNLSLQSSGDLNPAKDNLELEIADYYGNVANYKIEILNGYFSTISEDQSLQLNVAVTNNNIPILSPTLFYTSSDESIAEVNPQGVIVPKTNGTVTIRASFKDVSSEIEISVTESTAYSYTCEIIGSSEIKIGRTQTYTAKFYRNGVEYPDESRFSLSADDGVSDTNFATISTQDNSAHICSILAGDNIGYFWLHVKNQNGLSESKIRIKIKPLY